A portion of the Bulleidia sp. zg-1006 genome contains these proteins:
- a CDS encoding phosphorylcholine transferase LicD: protein MDTKNEYGIREIQEKLIGILMYFKEFCEEHGLKFVLAGGTLLGAVRHQGMIPWDDDVDVFMLREDYEKLESLWEKYADKNRFSCVRSNDKMNIHHAVIEIKDNNTTFINYHNENNDIHQGIMIDVIPVDDVAANPIKRFLQIPYAMMFACFNFQRLPAHKSKFMYNMTKLALSMVKSFDYRYRIWKKCEKRMLALGKKNNGQVASFVEGLTIMRQRFPKEWFEHPEHLLFEGVQMPVPKDYKKWLEVSYGDYMTPPKEEDRILRHNIKFYDMKNSYKMYKGIQYCVEKEEVK from the coding sequence ATGGACACAAAAAATGAATATGGTATCAGAGAAATACAAGAAAAGTTAATTGGTATTTTAATGTATTTCAAAGAATTTTGTGAAGAGCACGGTTTGAAGTTTGTCTTAGCAGGTGGCACTTTGTTAGGAGCAGTACGCCATCAAGGAATGATACCTTGGGATGATGATGTGGATGTGTTCATGCTAAGAGAGGATTATGAAAAATTAGAATCTTTATGGGAAAAGTATGCGGATAAGAATCGTTTTTCATGCGTTCGTTCCAATGATAAAATGAATATTCATCATGCGGTTATTGAAATTAAAGATAATAATACAACCTTTATCAATTACCATAATGAAAACAATGATATTCACCAAGGTATTATGATTGATGTCATTCCAGTGGACGATGTGGCGGCGAATCCAATTAAACGCTTTTTACAAATTCCTTATGCCATGATGTTTGCGTGTTTCAATTTCCAACGCTTACCAGCTCATAAGAGTAAGTTTATGTATAACATGACAAAGTTGGCTTTGTCTATGGTGAAATCCTTTGATTATCGTTATCGAATTTGGAAGAAATGTGAAAAGAGAATGTTGGCACTTGGTAAAAAGAACAATGGTCAAGTCGCCTCTTTTGTGGAGGGCTTAACCATTATGCGTCAACGCTTTCCAAAGGAATGGTTTGAGCATCCGGAACATCTTTTATTTGAAGGAGTACAGATGCCTGTACCGAAGGATTATAAGAAGTGGCTGGAAGTTTCTTATGGGGATTATATGACACCACCAAAAGAAGAAGATCGAATATTGAGACATAATATTAAGTTCTATGATATGAAAAATAGTTATAAGATGTATAAGGGTATACAATATTGTGTTGAAAAAGAAGAGGTGAAGTGA
- a CDS encoding phosphorylcholine transferase LicD: MGIRDALSTRKAMQSTPPVDIVHEVNEQELKQLQACFLEILKDIDRVCEKHGICYMAAGGTCLGAIRHNGFIPWDDDVDILMPHEDLKRFIEIFDEEMGDKYEMTSPNSKYYLESMISAIYKKNTLKASFFDYNTPFPKGVHIDIFPIEAVPMNKVARFFKGYSAMFLQYIAVSTLFYHYRSPEKKQFFYQTSGGKINYRIRCVIGFLFSFRSYKKWGDAFDRYVQWHKPSNLWAVPTDMGHYFGHIMPKEVYYPPVKATFEDMQINIPHDYDTYLKNQYNDYMTIPPEADREKHYSVGFSMDLKKDLEEHNDIYYKGDL, translated from the coding sequence ATGGGAATTAGAGACGCATTGTCCACCAGAAAAGCGATGCAAAGTACACCACCGGTGGACATCGTGCATGAAGTGAATGAACAAGAATTGAAACAACTTCAAGCTTGTTTTTTAGAAATTTTAAAAGATATTGACCGTGTATGTGAGAAACATGGTATTTGTTATATGGCGGCAGGAGGAACCTGTTTAGGAGCCATTCGTCATAATGGTTTTATTCCTTGGGATGATGATGTGGATATTCTAATGCCCCATGAAGATTTGAAACGCTTTATTGAAATTTTTGATGAAGAGATGGGGGATAAGTACGAGATGACTTCTCCCAATTCCAAGTATTATTTAGAAAGCATGATTTCTGCTATTTATAAGAAAAACACTTTAAAAGCAAGCTTCTTTGACTACAATACACCATTCCCAAAAGGTGTTCACATTGATATTTTTCCGATTGAAGCTGTACCAATGAATAAAGTAGCACGTTTCTTTAAGGGCTATTCTGCTATGTTTTTGCAATACATTGCAGTATCCACTTTGTTCTATCATTATCGCAGTCCAGAAAAGAAACAATTTTTCTATCAAACAAGCGGAGGAAAAATCAACTATCGTATTCGTTGTGTGATTGGTTTTTTATTCTCTTTCCGTTCGTATAAGAAATGGGGGGATGCCTTTGATCGTTATGTTCAATGGCATAAACCATCGAATTTATGGGCTGTACCGACGGATATGGGTCATTATTTTGGTCATATTATGCCGAAAGAAGTATATTATCCACCAGTGAAAGCAACTTTTGAGGATATGCAAATCAATATTCCTCATGATTATGATACGTATCTTAAAAATCAATACAACGATTATATGACCATTCCACCGGAGGCAGATCGTGAGAAACACTATTCTGTTGGTTTTAGTATGGATTTAAAGAAGGATTTGGAAGAACATAACGATATTTATTATAAAGGAGACTTATAA
- a CDS encoding Stealth CR1 domain-containing protein, whose product MNSPIDIVIPWVDGSDPNWIQVHNQYTSDKLSDNHVSRYRAWDTFRYWFRAIEENAPWVRKIHFLTFGHYPQWLNIHHEKIHLVKHEDFIPKEYLPTFSSHVIELNLHHIPDLADHFIYFNDDVYLNLPCQPKDFFDNGLPKDAAVLGVIKNNLRENFMPYIMLNMMALINEKFAKKEVISKHRSKWLSFKYGHLLLNNLYLLPFSCFTGFRNFHSVISYNKKTFEEVWQTYSEDLKQTCEHRFRNKADVNQYLFRYWQLVSGEFSPMKPSSDYFTIGHQNSGTIQEAILKPRKRVICVNDDPGDFDMDLEQKFIDGAFQKRYPNPSSFEIR is encoded by the coding sequence ATGAATAGTCCAATTGATATTGTGATTCCTTGGGTGGATGGAAGTGATCCTAATTGGATTCAAGTGCACAATCAGTATACATCTGATAAGTTATCCGATAATCATGTTTCACGCTATCGAGCATGGGATACTTTTCGTTATTGGTTTCGTGCTATTGAAGAAAATGCGCCATGGGTCCGAAAAATTCATTTCTTAACTTTTGGTCATTATCCCCAATGGTTAAATATTCATCATGAAAAAATTCATTTAGTGAAACACGAAGATTTCATTCCAAAGGAATACTTACCAACTTTTAGTTCGCATGTAATTGAGTTAAATCTTCATCATATTCCTGATTTGGCTGACCATTTTATCTATTTTAACGATGATGTGTATTTGAATTTACCTTGTCAACCGAAAGATTTTTTTGATAATGGCTTACCAAAGGATGCGGCGGTTCTCGGCGTGATAAAAAATAATCTTAGAGAAAATTTCATGCCATATATTATGTTGAACATGATGGCCTTGATAAATGAAAAATTTGCTAAAAAGGAAGTGATTTCAAAGCATCGTTCTAAGTGGTTGAGCTTTAAATATGGTCACTTATTATTAAATAATTTGTATTTACTTCCATTCAGTTGTTTTACAGGTTTCCGTAATTTTCATTCTGTTATTTCTTATAATAAGAAAACATTTGAAGAAGTGTGGCAGACTTATTCGGAGGATTTAAAACAAACCTGTGAACATAGATTTAGAAATAAAGCCGATGTGAATCAATATTTATTCCGTTATTGGCAATTGGTTTCAGGAGAATTTTCACCAATGAAGCCAAGTTCTGATTATTTTACGATTGGTCACCAAAATTCAGGTACCATCCAAGAGGCAATCTTAAAGCCACGTAAAAGAGTGATTTGTGTTAACGATGATCCGGGTGATTTTGATATGGACTTGGAACAGAAGTTCATTGATGGAGCTTTTCAAAAGCGTTATCCAAATCCATCTTCATTTGAAATTAGGTAA
- a CDS encoding lipopolysaccharide biosynthesis protein: protein MKLNRAKNTVRNASWGMIYRLVTILGSFVVKTIIIYRLGSEYNGLGSLFTSILSVLNLANMGFSSSLVFMMYRAVVNDDMDTFCALLNYFKKVYKYVGLVILFSGLALVPFVKNLVSGDYPSSMNLEVLFVIYLLETSLGYLMFSYNTAIFSAYQREDIFLKISSIKSIVMYVLQVLFLFLIPNYYIYMGIYLMMVIPNNVAILWMARKEFPEISCRGEVDDETKRVIKKRVLTLFGHKVGSTVLVSIDSILISSFLGLATLSKYSNYYYILTAVNALIEIVTNGSIAGIGNKLITDSEEANYKTFITLSYGWLGIVGAAAACMLCMYQPFIVLWVGKDYLLRNDLMILIVVYFFSWMFRIMQLTYRDAAGLWTKDWLKPYVGLVINLIGSILWISITHDISGVLWPTIFVFIFVYFPWEAWALFGFQFSFGLKGYLKKIGLYVMLAIVACSAAYGLAEVFVKNYGLVAILLRFVIAIVIYGIIWVGFSYKTNEFKHLLSIVLRTLSRKK, encoded by the coding sequence ATGAAATTAAATCGAGCAAAAAATACAGTAAGAAATGCATCTTGGGGGATGATTTACCGTCTTGTAACAATATTGGGATCCTTTGTTGTCAAGACAATTATCATTTACCGGCTAGGTTCTGAATACAATGGCTTAGGAAGTTTGTTTACATCCATTCTAAGTGTTTTGAACTTAGCTAATATGGGATTTAGTTCTTCTTTGGTATTTATGATGTATCGAGCGGTTGTAAATGATGATATGGATACCTTCTGTGCCTTGTTGAACTATTTTAAGAAAGTGTATAAGTATGTGGGTTTAGTCATCTTATTTTCCGGTTTAGCACTGGTTCCATTTGTCAAGAATTTAGTGAGTGGTGATTATCCATCGAGTATGAACCTAGAGGTTTTATTTGTTATTTATTTATTGGAGACTTCTCTTGGTTACTTGATGTTTTCCTACAATACAGCAATTTTCTCCGCCTATCAAAGAGAGGATATTTTCCTAAAGATTTCTTCGATTAAGTCGATTGTGATGTATGTTTTGCAGGTTTTATTCTTATTTTTAATTCCAAATTACTACATTTATATGGGTATTTATTTGATGATGGTCATTCCCAATAATGTAGCGATATTATGGATGGCACGAAAAGAATTCCCTGAAATTAGTTGTCGTGGGGAAGTGGATGATGAAACAAAGAGGGTCATTAAAAAGCGAGTTCTAACTTTATTTGGTCACAAAGTAGGAAGTACGGTTTTGGTAAGTATTGATAGTATCTTAATTTCTTCTTTCCTAGGTTTAGCGACTTTATCAAAATATAGTAATTATTACTACATTTTAACAGCAGTGAATGCTTTAATTGAAATTGTGACCAACGGTAGTATTGCCGGTATTGGCAATAAGTTAATCACCGACAGTGAAGAAGCTAACTATAAAACATTTATTACTCTAAGCTATGGTTGGCTAGGGATTGTTGGAGCGGCTGCCGCTTGTATGTTATGTATGTATCAACCATTTATTGTATTATGGGTTGGTAAAGATTATCTGTTAAGAAATGATTTGATGATTTTGATTGTTGTTTATTTCTTTTCTTGGATGTTTCGAATTATGCAGCTAACCTATCGTGATGCGGCCGGTTTATGGACAAAGGATTGGTTAAAGCCATATGTTGGCTTGGTTATCAATTTAATTGGCAGTATTCTTTGGATTTCCATTACCCATGATATTTCAGGGGTTCTATGGCCAACTATCTTTGTGTTTATCTTTGTTTATTTTCCTTGGGAAGCTTGGGCTTTGTTTGGTTTCCAATTTAGCTTTGGCTTAAAGGGATATTTAAAGAAGATTGGCTTGTATGTTATGTTAGCGATTGTGGCTTGTTCAGCCGCTTATGGATTAGCGGAAGTCTTTGTTAAAAACTATGGTTTGGTGGCTATTTTACTTCGTTTCGTGATAGCTATCGTGATTTATGGTATTATTTGGGTTGGGTTTAGTTATAAAACGAATGAGTTCAAGCATTTGTTGAGTATTGTTTTACGAACATTAAGTAGAAAAAAGTAG
- a CDS encoding O-antigen ligase, with product MKKEFFDKIVLHYIWITIVVFTLMIISPVLSFLTKTPFYHLQSYLGIFGALLLAVDVLLQRTVFKAKYVYLLYLISFIALIATVRTREFGIKDNLFSIAWATISFSLFYSISARIEKEEFIKTMDMYIHLLFLIWSIACLVSIAQFFMDIGYTYVINPLAEDVSIARQGFLQNRLFGIFDPINHAAYISLMLFILTLYEFRKKRKFKWLYSIPAVLFVVHIILSGSRSAKFSLLICSFIGFFLLYRSHFKKVNFKRTVIALVLSACFMVGVYYSIRVYSNGLSTISSLLNTNNSKPSDKDVLDRNEDLKDNFSNNRLAIWKDYLDNYREFGVIGLSPGNYMKYIAKNQPNLYIVQYVKTNFPEKFAAGAIYHTHNGYLKVFVSTGYIGILSLLAFLLLSFKDNFLYVKRITHVQDLYVFSFLIVISGLISAIFDQGIFFMENTPAFFFWMFAGLIMNGFIPELVNTKKSV from the coding sequence GTGAAAAAAGAATTCTTTGATAAAATTGTTTTACATTATATTTGGATAACCATTGTTGTTTTTACATTGATGATTATTTCACCAGTATTATCTTTTTTGACAAAAACACCTTTCTATCATCTTCAAAGTTACCTAGGTATATTTGGGGCACTTCTTTTGGCTGTGGATGTTCTTCTTCAGAGAACTGTTTTTAAAGCCAAGTACGTGTATTTGCTCTATTTGATTTCTTTTATTGCTCTAATTGCGACAGTTCGGACAAGAGAGTTTGGTATTAAAGATAATTTATTTTCTATTGCTTGGGCAACGATTAGTTTTTCTTTGTTTTATTCGATTTCGGCAAGGATTGAGAAGGAAGAATTTATTAAAACGATGGATATGTATATACACCTATTGTTTTTAATTTGGAGTATTGCTTGTTTGGTTTCCATTGCTCAATTCTTTATGGATATTGGTTATACCTATGTGATTAATCCTTTAGCAGAGGATGTTTCTATTGCTAGACAGGGTTTCTTACAAAATCGCTTATTTGGCATTTTTGATCCAATCAATCATGCGGCTTATATTTCTTTAATGTTGTTTATTTTAACTCTCTATGAATTCCGTAAGAAGAGAAAGTTTAAATGGTTGTATAGTATTCCGGCTGTTCTTTTTGTGGTGCATATTATTTTATCCGGTTCAAGAAGCGCCAAGTTTTCATTGTTGATTTGTTCATTTATTGGTTTTTTCTTATTGTATCGAAGCCATTTTAAGAAAGTAAACTTCAAAAGGACAGTGATTGCCTTAGTTTTGAGTGCTTGTTTTATGGTAGGAGTGTATTATTCTATAAGGGTATATTCGAATGGTTTATCGACGATTTCTTCGCTATTAAATACGAATAACAGCAAACCTTCGGATAAGGATGTTTTAGATCGGAATGAAGATTTAAAGGACAATTTTTCTAATAACCGTTTGGCTATTTGGAAGGATTATTTAGACAATTATCGAGAATTTGGCGTGATTGGTCTATCTCCCGGTAACTATATGAAATACATAGCTAAAAACCAACCAAATTTATACATTGTTCAATATGTAAAAACGAATTTTCCTGAGAAGTTTGCGGCAGGGGCGATTTATCATACACATAATGGCTATTTAAAGGTATTTGTTAGTACGGGTTATATAGGCATTCTTTCTTTACTTGCCTTTTTATTATTGAGTTTCAAAGATAACTTCTTATATGTGAAAAGGATTACGCATGTGCAAGATTTGTATGTGTTTTCTTTCTTAATCGTTATCTCGGGACTTATTTCAGCTATATTTGATCAAGGGATTTTCTTCATGGAAAATACACCAGCTTTCTTCTTTTGGATGTTTGCCGGCTTGATTATGAATGGTTTTATTCCAGAATTAGTTAACACAAAGAAAAGTGTTTAA
- a CDS encoding acyltransferase family protein, translating into MEKRITFWDNLKFLLIIFMVIGHLAYEFTDISKTARFLYLSIYSFHMPLFIFISGLFHKSDKFKQHILFYISIGFSQKMFNVLLAFLFHESIHFKLLSDGGIPWFMFVLAIYTLLAELLKDQNHTYLILAFVCLACFITYDSSINDYLYLSRTIVFFPFYLLGVICQPERCLVIKQKFFLQGKILASIFLTVILFLFYFKLNSFYPFRYLFTGRAISPEQFNDYNPLHRLFCYGLTICMSLSIMALVPIKHLTGISHWGRKTINVLFYHWPLIKIIGHFISFKQLYQHPIGMVSYYLIAILISILLSQKIFDYPILWIRKQIFTTKKVISN; encoded by the coding sequence ATGGAAAAAAGAATTACTTTTTGGGATAATCTAAAATTCCTTTTAATTATATTTATGGTCATTGGTCATTTAGCCTATGAATTTACCGATATATCAAAAACAGCTCGTTTTCTTTACCTAAGTATCTATTCCTTTCATATGCCCCTATTTATATTTATATCGGGCTTATTTCATAAAAGTGATAAATTCAAACAGCATATTTTATTCTATATCAGTATTGGCTTTAGTCAAAAAATGTTCAATGTCCTTTTAGCCTTTCTTTTTCACGAAAGCATCCATTTTAAATTATTGAGTGATGGTGGTATTCCATGGTTTATGTTTGTCTTAGCTATTTATACCCTATTAGCCGAATTACTAAAAGATCAGAATCATACTTATCTCATTCTTGCTTTTGTCTGCTTAGCCTGTTTCATTACTTATGATTCTTCTATCAATGATTACTTATATTTATCAAGAACTATTGTTTTCTTTCCATTCTATTTACTTGGTGTTATTTGTCAGCCGGAGAGATGTTTAGTGATAAAACAAAAATTTTTCTTGCAAGGGAAAATCCTGGCCTCTATTTTCTTGACCGTTATTTTATTCCTATTCTATTTCAAATTAAATAGCTTTTATCCATTCCGCTATCTATTCACCGGACGAGCTATTTCCCCTGAACAATTTAATGATTACAATCCTTTACACCGATTATTCTGTTATGGATTAACAATTTGTATGTCTTTATCCATCATGGCTCTTGTACCAATAAAACATCTTACTGGAATTAGTCATTGGGGTAGAAAAACCATTAACGTCCTTTTCTATCACTGGCCTTTAATTAAAATAATTGGTCATTTTATTTCCTTCAAACAACTATATCAACACCCTATTGGTATGGTTTCCTATTACCTAATAGCCATTTTAATTAGTATCCTTTTATCACAAAAAATCTTTGATTATCCAATCCTTTGGATTAGAAAACAAATCTTCACAACAAAAAAAGTGATTTCCAACTGA
- a CDS encoding alanine--glyoxylate aminotransferase family protein yields the protein MLNFTVGPVQSSEAVRAIGAQNIPYFRTPEFSEVMLENEALIKEFTQSGDQARVLFITGSGTASMEASVMNMLTKKDKVLVVNGGSFGQRFVDICKIHEIPYTEIVPTEWLGIQKEDLNKYEGKDYTAFLVNIDETSTGVLYDIKLISDFCKRNHLFLIVDSISSFLCDPLNMQEYEVDCLITGSQKALACPPGVSVIVCSPKAIERIQVNEVKSLYFDLKLALSNGERGQTPFTPAVGTLLQINQRLKDIKAAGGVEAEIARIHALAEDFREKIKAFPFEIVSKSLPNAVTALKPTTANASDIFRILKDEYQIWVCPNGGLLKELVFRVGHIGALTKEDNTTLINALADMQRRNLI from the coding sequence ATGTTAAATTTTACCGTTGGACCTGTCCAATCAAGTGAAGCGGTTCGTGCAATTGGAGCGCAAAATATCCCTTACTTTAGAACACCTGAGTTCTCAGAGGTTATGTTAGAAAATGAAGCTTTAATCAAAGAATTTACGCAATCCGGTGACCAAGCTCGTGTTTTATTCATAACCGGCTCCGGTACAGCCTCCATGGAAGCTTCGGTCATGAATATGTTGACGAAAAAGGATAAAGTATTGGTTGTTAACGGTGGCAGTTTTGGTCAACGATTTGTGGATATTTGTAAAATTCATGAAATTCCTTACACAGAAATTGTTCCAACTGAGTGGCTTGGAATCCAAAAAGAAGACTTGAATAAGTATGAAGGCAAAGATTATACAGCCTTTCTTGTCAACATTGATGAAACATCGACAGGGGTGTTGTATGATATTAAACTTATTTCTGATTTTTGTAAGAGAAATCATTTATTTTTGATAGTGGATTCCATCAGCTCATTCTTATGTGATCCATTAAATATGCAGGAATACGAGGTGGATTGTTTGATTACTGGTTCACAAAAAGCTTTAGCTTGTCCCCCCGGTGTTTCGGTTATTGTATGTTCACCAAAGGCAATTGAAAGAATTCAAGTCAATGAAGTCAAGAGTTTATACTTTGATTTAAAGCTGGCTTTATCCAATGGGGAACGTGGTCAAACACCATTCACACCAGCGGTTGGAACTTTATTGCAAATAAATCAACGTTTAAAAGACATCAAAGCGGCAGGTGGTGTAGAAGCTGAAATTGCTCGTATTCACGCTTTGGCAGAAGATTTCCGTGAAAAAATTAAGGCTTTCCCATTTGAAATTGTATCAAAGTCTTTACCAAATGCGGTAACCGCCTTAAAACCAACCACCGCTAACGCTAGTGATATTTTTAGAATCTTAAAAGATGAGTACCAAATATGGGTTTGTCCAAATGGTGGTCTTTTAAAAGAGCTTGTGTTCCGTGTTGGTCACATTGGTGCTTTAACAAAGGAAGATAATACAACTTTAATTAACGCTTTAGCAGATATGCAAAGGCGAAATCTAATTTAA
- a CDS encoding Gfo/Idh/MocA family oxidoreductase, translating into MKKVITYGTYDLLHFGHIRLLERAKELGDYLVVGVTSDGFDKIRGKINVQQSLMERIEAVKATGIADEIIVEEYEGQKIDDIRRLGIDVFTVGSDWVGYFDYLKEYCEVVYLDRTKGISSTEIRQKDRNVRLGFVGGSAHNILHKYYTESLVVNGAEVAGIYNMGQTLETLRDEPVQMFDDYDSLFNSCDALYIVSKPELHYEHVKKALLAGKHVLCEAPMALRMEEIEELEALAKEKKLILMDAIKTAYATAYNRLLLIVKSGRIGDVVSVDATCTSLSKFENKEDYVAKNWNSICAWGPTALLPVFQLLGTNYEKKNRKSLYFDREKKFDSFTRISFDYPKAVANIKVGVGAKSEGELVVSGTKGYVYVPAPWWKTDYFEVRYENQEKNKRYFYQLDGEGIRYELSAFIKAISSKTQNRFIDFPVSKEIVRVIDDFYQE; encoded by the coding sequence ATGAAAAAAGTAATCACTTATGGAACTTATGATTTATTGCATTTTGGTCATATTCGCCTTTTGGAAAGAGCGAAGGAACTAGGCGATTATTTAGTTGTCGGCGTTACTTCAGATGGTTTCGATAAAATTCGTGGGAAGATAAATGTGCAACAGTCTTTAATGGAAAGAATTGAAGCGGTTAAAGCCACTGGTATAGCGGATGAAATCATTGTTGAAGAATACGAGGGTCAAAAAATTGATGATATTCGTCGCCTCGGAATTGATGTATTTACCGTCGGTTCAGATTGGGTAGGCTACTTTGATTATTTAAAAGAATACTGTGAAGTGGTTTATTTGGATCGTACCAAAGGTATTTCTAGTACGGAAATCCGCCAAAAGGATAGAAATGTACGCCTTGGTTTTGTGGGTGGTAGTGCGCATAATATTTTGCATAAGTATTATACAGAAAGCTTAGTAGTCAATGGAGCTGAGGTGGCTGGTATTTATAACATGGGGCAGACTTTAGAGACATTAAGGGATGAACCGGTCCAAATGTTTGATGACTATGACAGCCTATTCAATAGCTGTGATGCTTTATATATTGTTTCTAAACCCGAGTTACATTATGAGCATGTTAAGAAGGCTTTATTGGCCGGTAAGCATGTTTTATGTGAAGCACCGATGGCTTTGCGTATGGAAGAAATAGAAGAATTAGAAGCTCTTGCTAAAGAGAAAAAACTAATTCTCATGGATGCTATTAAGACAGCCTATGCGACAGCTTACAATCGTCTTTTGTTGATTGTGAAGTCCGGTAGAATTGGTGATGTTGTATCGGTAGATGCAACTTGTACAAGCTTATCAAAGTTTGAAAATAAAGAGGATTATGTCGCAAAAAATTGGAATAGTATTTGCGCTTGGGGACCAACGGCTTTATTACCGGTTTTCCAACTATTAGGCACTAACTATGAAAAGAAAAATAGGAAATCCCTTTATTTCGACCGAGAGAAGAAGTTTGATTCTTTCACAAGAATTAGCTTTGATTATCCAAAGGCGGTTGCGAATATTAAAGTTGGGGTTGGGGCTAAATCAGAAGGCGAATTGGTTGTTTCCGGAACAAAGGGTTATGTCTATGTGCCGGCACCGTGGTGGAAGACAGATTACTTTGAAGTTCGTTATGAAAATCAAGAAAAGAATAAACGTTATTTCTATCAACTGGATGGAGAAGGAATTCGTTATGAACTTTCAGCGTTTATTAAAGCCATTTCTTCCAAAACCCAAAATCGCTTTATTGATTTTCCTGTTAGTAAAGAGATTGTGCGTGTGATAGATGATTTTTATCAAGAATAA
- a CDS encoding acyltransferase, whose product MLSKKRILWLDMARCFAIFSIILNHSIDRTLHISNSIISFLLGNFSLDAIFRVVLYVLSRLGVPIFLMITGALTLSKKFETWEDVLHFYKHNLLKIFITSELWILIMYWIIVLFKVPGYEPISKFSSQLIWMVRTLLFDSTYTYGNIWYIPVILSIYTIIPLVAIFIHKFSVKAMFLPISLLLLYGYLLPNVNHVFLVLGFETGLGIGMDTSNILSIYFPYLVFGYLIYEGFLKRLKRFWLYFLTIFFWIIAIFLTFSYEKVDSHYNFGYYDSDIMLLALFSFEIIRRWGSRLESKHPAQQWEMIAYISKVSFAIYFIHIIVMEAIHFQLGDITPFAYINLLIYHFVPIFVSLVVIRLLSLLAWTKKYLVML is encoded by the coding sequence ATGTTGAGTAAGAAAAGAATTTTATGGCTTGATATGGCGAGATGCTTCGCCATATTTTCCATTATCTTAAATCATTCGATTGATCGAACTTTACATATAAGTAATTCAATTATAAGCTTTCTATTAGGTAATTTTAGTTTGGATGCTATTTTTAGAGTTGTCTTATATGTTTTAAGTCGTTTGGGTGTTCCTATTTTTCTAATGATTACTGGAGCATTAACACTAAGTAAAAAATTTGAAACATGGGAAGATGTGCTTCATTTTTATAAGCACAACCTATTAAAGATTTTTATCACTTCAGAGCTATGGATTTTGATTATGTACTGGATTATTGTGCTATTTAAAGTACCAGGATATGAACCAATTTCTAAATTTTCCAGTCAGCTTATTTGGATGGTAAGAACATTATTATTTGATTCAACTTATACCTATGGTAATATTTGGTATATTCCAGTGATTTTATCTATTTATACAATCATTCCTTTGGTGGCTATATTTATTCATAAATTTTCCGTAAAGGCAATGTTTTTACCAATATCTTTGCTGTTGTTATATGGGTATCTATTACCAAACGTAAATCATGTATTTTTAGTGTTAGGATTTGAAACCGGTCTGGGCATTGGTATGGATACCAGTAATATTTTATCCATTTATTTTCCATACCTAGTATTTGGTTATTTAATTTATGAGGGTTTCTTGAAACGACTAAAAAGATTTTGGCTATATTTTCTGACTATTTTTTTCTGGATTATAGCGATTTTTTTGACGTTTAGCTATGAAAAAGTTGATTCGCATTATAATTTTGGCTACTATGATTCCGATATTATGCTTTTAGCGCTCTTTTCCTTTGAAATTATACGTCGATGGGGCAGTAGACTTGAAAGCAAACATCCAGCACAGCAATGGGAAATGATTGCTTATATTTCAAAAGTATCTTTTGCAATTTATTTCATTCATATCATCGTTATGGAAGCCATTCATTTTCAATTAGGTGATATCACTCCATTTGCCTATATCAATTTATTGATTTATCACTTTGTGCCTATTTTTGTTAGTCTTGTGGTCATTCGTTTGTTGAGTTTATTAGCCTGGACTAAGAAATACCTGGTAATGTTATAA